In Papio anubis isolate 15944 chromosome 20, Panubis1.0, whole genome shotgun sequence, the genomic window TCTGCGCTCTCTCTCCTTGCTGGGGCTTCTAGATCGGCTGCGATCTCTCTCTTTGCTGGGGCTTCCAAGTTGGCTGTGATCTCTCTCCTTGCTGGGGCTTCTGGATCGGCTATGATCTCTCGCCTTGTTGGGACTTCTAGATCGGCTGCGATCTCTCTCCTTCTTGGGACTTCTAGATGGGCTGCGATCTCTTTGCTTGTTGGGGCTTCCAGATTGACTGTGACCGTTCTCCTTCCTGGGGCTGCTAGATCCTCTGCGATCTCTGTCTTTGCTGAAGCTTCTAGAATGGCTATGACTTCTTTCCTCGGTGGGGTTTCTAGACCAGTTGTGACTTCTTCCTCTTCTGGGGGTTCTAGGTTGGTTTTGACTTTTCCCCTTGCTGTGGGTTCTAGACTGGCTATGTCTTCCCGTCTGGCTCAGAATTCCCTTCCGGGTACGACTTCTTGCCCTGCTGTGGTTTCTCTTCCAACTGTGACTTCTCGTCCTGCTGTGCGTCCTCTTCTGACTGCCACTTCTTGACCTTCTGGGGCTTCTAGATTGACTGTGACTTTGCGGCCTGCTGTGGGTACTGGCCTGGTTATAACTCTTGACCCCGCTGGACGTTTCAGTGGGGCTGTAACTCTTTTCCCTACTGGGGATGATTATCTGACCGTAGCTCTTCACCATCCTTGATGACGATGGAGATGGGCTGTCACTCTTCTCCTTGGAGGGAATTCCAGTCAGGGTTTGACACTTGGCTGTACTGGGAGTTACAGCCAGCTCGGAACTCCTCCCCATACCTGAGCCTCCTGGTGGGCGGTAACTCTTCTTGCTCATATTTCTAGGCTGGCTGTCACTTCTTTCCCTGTTGCTGGTTCTAGGCCGGCCGTAACTCTTTCCCCGGCTCCGTTTTTGCTGTGAAGTGGGAGTTCTCACCCTGCTGGCCATGCCTGGTCTGGCACCATGAGTTCTTATCCTGCCAGGAGTGCTGGCCCTGCTGGGTGACCTCTTGGAGCTTCggcttccccttctgccaggTGTCCTACCCCGGCTGTGTGTGCCCCTCCGCTGGTGGCATCTCACGCCGCTGGCCTTGCTGGCTTTGCTGGCTTTGCTGGTCCTGGTGTCGGTGCTCACCCTGCTGGGTGTTCTTGCCTTGCTGCGGACTCGGGACCTGCTGCTGGGCAGGTTAGAAGGGGCTCTTTTTGTACTGGTCGATTTGGTGGACTTGGAACTGCTTGGGCTCACGACCAAGTTGGGGGATGTCGCTGGCTTGGTGGGCACTAAAGATCTGTTGGGCGTTGCTGATTTGGTGGACTTCAAGGAGGCAGGAGGCTTGGGATCCGCAGTGGGCATGGAGGATCCACTGGGTGCCGGGGACATACTGGGCTTTGAAGATCTCTTAGGTGAAGACATGGTGGGCGCAAAAGGGCTTGTGGTCCTGGAAGTCACAGTAGACATGAAACACCTGGTAGCCGTGGACGATGACCTGATTGCCTGTCACAGGCCAACTGTGTGAAGTCACAGTGGGCACTGAAGACTCTGCAGGGTGAGTGGTATGAAgtcagaggtgggaggagagggcaggTATCCCACCCAGCCTGAGGCTGGAGATATTTCCTCTGGTTTGCAGCCATTTAGCAGATGTCTTCTGAGGCTGACTCATGCCCAGCATTGCTGGGGACAGAGAGATGGGGCAGACCCAGGTCCTGCCTTTGAGGAGCCCATAGtcagtgggtggggagggggggtcACTGCCCAGAGTGGTCAGGGTGTGATGGAGAGCGGAGCAGGGGCCGGGGAGCCCATATGAGAGAGACACTGACTGCCTGGGGAGTCAGCAAGgacttcacagaggaggtgacatgAGCTTGGCTTTAAAAAGGAGCAGGAGTTTTGCCAGTAGAGAAGGAAAGGGTCAGgcaggctggacgcggtggctcacacctgtaatcccagcactttgggaggccgaggcaggcagatcacctgaggtcaggagttcaagaccagcctaaccaacatggtgaaaccccatctctaccaaaaatataaaaattgccaggtgcggtggctcaagcctgtaatcccagcactttgggaggccgaggcgggcggatcacgaggtcaggagatcgagaccatcctggctaacacgatgaaaccccgtctctactaaaaaatacaaaaaactagccgggcgacgtggcgggagcctgtagtcccagctacttgggaggctgaggcaggagaatggcgtaaacccgggaggcggagcttgcagtgagctgagatccggccactgcactccagcctgggctgcagagcaagactccatctcaaaaaaaaaaaaatatatatatatataaattagccaggtttggtgacacacgcttgtaatcccagctacttcaggggctaaggtgggaggatcgcttgaaccttggaggcggaggttgcagcgagccaagatcacaccactgcatgccagcctgggtgacagcaagactctctcaaaaaaaaaaaaaaaaaaaaaaaaagaatgggtcaCCCAGGTGGGCAGGGAGCAGAGGCTAAGGCTTTGGGGAGGGAGATCAGGGTCTTGGGGCCACTATCATCCATTGACCCACATGTCCTCTGCTGGGGACCCCAAGATCATACCTGCCCTTGAGGATTTCCGAGTCAGATAAAGCAGATACCCTGAGGGGCAGCTGACTGCAGTCAGCTTCTAGGACAGTAACAGGAGGAGGTGCTGGGGCATCGGAGAGAGACCTGGCCGGGAGCCTGGGGCATCAGGATGGTGGCTTCACAGAGGACGGAGTTTGTgctgggtcttgaaggatgagttAGGGGGTCACCAGGTGGACAGAGTGGGGAATAGCCCATGCCAAGGCCTCAGgaaacgatttttttttttttttttttttgaaacagagtctcgctccgtcgcccaggctggagtgcagtggcacgatctcggctcactgcaagctccgcctcccaggttgacaccattctcctgcctcagcctccccagtagctgggattacaggcgcctgacgccatgcccagctaatttttttctatttttagtagagacggggtcttacggtgttaaccaggatagtctcgttctcctgacctcgtgatccacccgcctcggcctcccaaagtgctgggattccaggcgtgagccaccgcgcccggccaggaaacgATTGTTAAATGGCGGGAACCAGTAGGAGAGAGCTGCAGGGGCGGATGTTCAGAAGAAAACGGTTATAACCCGTTCTGGGCTGGTGATGCTGGGAACCCACCAGGAGGGTGGTAGAAAAAATGACTGGCTGCCTGGGATGAGGAGGTCTGGGACGGCCTCACCAAAGAGGAaggcctcccactgggtcctaAAGGATGGTGGGAAAAACTAGGGCAGGACATTCCCACCAGAGGGAGGAACAGTGTGTGTGAAGCCTCAGAACAGGCTTTTCAAATTCCATGCAGAGATATCCATGCCATAAATATGTCATAAGTACTTTCTTTGTACAAAGGAAGTGTTCTAGATGCTAAGGCCACAGCAGTGAACCAGACAAAATCCCTGCTGTCGGGGACAGGCAATAAACAAGCACACAAGCAAATGCTGTATGCAGTGAGTcagaagatggagaaaaaagagcccggcacggtggctcatacctgtaatcccagcactttgggaggctgagatgggtggattacctgaggtcaggagtttgagaccagcctggccaagaaggtgaaaccccgtctctactaaaaatacaaaaattacctgggcgtgatggtgcgcgcctgtaatcccagttacttgagaggctgaggcagaagaattgcctgaacccaggaggtggagtttccaatgagctgagatcacaccactgcactccagcctggatgacagagcgagactccatctcaaaagaagatggagaaaaatcaagCAGAGTAAGGGGCATAGGGAGTGCTAGGGAGTGGCCAGGGTgtcactgagaaggtgacactTGAGAAGAGACATGGAATGGAGAGTGATATCGGCAGAAAGGATGgcaaagaccctgaggcaggTACGGGCCTGGGGTGTCAGGGAAGGTGAGGAGCCTAGTATGAAGAGCCTTGTGGCCACTGTGATGACAGGAGCAAGGGTGGAGCACTGGGTGCAGTAGCAGGATCCTCTGGGTTCTGGGAGAAACTGAGGAATGGGGCCGGGATGGATACAAGGTAAGGCTTTTGGCAGGCTCCTGCCACTGAGGCCAAAAAAGCTGGTACTTCCCACACTGTGGTCACGGGGACCCCACCCCAGCCATTACTCTGTGCGCCCCCATAATGGCAGCTGATGTCGCCCTTTTCCATAtatcaactttaaaatttttccccttttctttttctttgaaaacggagtctcgctctctcacccaggttggagtgcagtggcttgatacTGGCTCATcgtaacctttgcctcctgggttcaagcagttctcctgcctcagcttcccgagtagctgggactgtaggcacccaccaccctatacctggctaatttttgtatttttagtctctactaaaaatacaaaaagtacaagaaataaattgggtttcatgatgttgcccagggtgggtcatgaactcctgagttcaggcagtccgcccacctcagcctcccaaagtgctaggattacaggcccttTTCTTTAAACCTAAACTTGTCCTAGGCATGTCCTTGATAACTGTGAAATCACAGTAATATCTCacctataaataaatattttaattcacctatatatctctctctccatGGCCACAGATATAAAAGtacatctgtgtgtatgtatgtgttttaatttgcacAAATACCTTTTCAAATGGTTGTCTCCCTAAAATGATCCAGTGTCGGCCATGGCCCAGGTTCAGCCTTTCCTGCCAGAGCTGTGTAACCACAGGGGAGTAAGTCGTCTAGCCTccgtgtgcctcagtttccacatccatCAACTGGGGATAGTAACAGTATCACCCTCAAAGGGTTGTTGGGGATTTAGTGAGTTAATGTATAGGAACAGGGCTTCTAGAATAGCAAGGATGCTATTGTTACTGTTGGTTTTTTACTACTCCTGCTTTGTCCTTCCTAAACGCCTCCCAACCCACCTCCccatggagttttttttttttccccaagacggatgcttgctctgtcatccaggctggagtgcagtggtgcaatctcagctcactgcaacctccgcctcctgggttgaagcaattctcttgcctcagcctcccgagtagctgggattacaggcacctgacaccacacccagctaatttttgtgtatttagtagagacaaggtttcaccatgttggccaggctggtcttgaactcctgacctcatgatctgccctccttggcctcccaaagtgctgggattacaggcataatccactatgcccagccaaaaaaattatttttaagaggtgaggtctcactctgtcacccaggctggaagggagtggcgcagtcatggctcaaatgcagcctcaaactcctcagctcaagtgatcctcccgcctcagcctcctgagaaactggtactacaggcaatGTGtcaccaggcctgactaatttttaaattttttatagagacggagtcttgctatattgcccaggctggtctcaaacttctgggctcaagtgatcttcccatcttggccacccaaaagtgctgggatcacaggcatgagccaccatgcccagtcctgtCCCATGCAGTTCTTAGAAGACATTCATTTGCTTGACACAAAGATACAGGGAATCTACCGGCTGCCAGCCTTGTTCTATGCCATGGGGACTCATCTGTGGGGAAGAGAAGGGTAGTGCCCAGGCTACCCTGGTCATACTATGGCAAGTCTGAATGTGAGGTTCAGGGAGGGGACAGCTGGGCCTAGCCTTCTTTCCTCTGATGCCACTGTCTCCCCCTGTCTTTCCCCCTCCAGGCCCTGAGCATTCCTCTGATTCAGAATACACTCTCTCAGAGCCGGACTCcgaagaggaagaagatgaggaggaggaggaagaggagaccaCTGACGATCCCGAATATGATCCTGGCTACAAGGTGAAGCAGCGCCTTGGGGGGGGCCGTGGTGGCCCATCCCGCCGGGCCCCCCGTGCAGCCCAGCCCCCGGGCCCCCCGGCTCAGCCTTGCCAGCTCTGTGGCCGCTCACCCCTTGGGGAGGCCCCACCGGGAACCCCACCCTGCCGGCTCTGCTGCCCTGCTACAGCCCCCCAGGAAGCACCAGCCCCTGAAGGCAGGGCACtcggggaggaagaggaggaaccaCCTCGGGCTGGGGAGGGCCGACCAGCTgggcgggaggaggaggaggaagaggaggaggagggaaccTACCACTGTACGGAATGCGAGGATTCCTTCGACAACCTGGGGGAGCTGCACGGGCACTTCATGCTGCACGCCCGGGGTGAGGTGTAggcagagcccccacacagggAGCTTGGCAGAAGGGgcggggtgggaggagggggccTGAGGAAATTCGGGTTGTGACAGTGGTCATGGGGGATGGGGTATTGCCGGTCTGTGTTGTCTTAGAAGTAGATGTGTGATggccagaataaaagccaaaatctgtatctgtgtgtgttggttcagacagagagagagtgtgtgtgtgtgtgtgtgtgtgtgtgtgtgtatgtgtatttcccCTGTGCTCCTTCTTGGGGAACCTCGGGGTCTTTTGGGAAAGATAActaacatttactatgtgcttgTATTTGATGATATTTCCATAGGCTCTAACAATAGAATTTCATTTCTCACTCACAAAATAGTGCTGGGTGAGTCATTTGGGGACCCAGGCCATCCCTTAAGCCTGTTGTCTCCCCCATGGTCCAGACTGGGTGGCTATGGCCTGGGTCCTGCTGACAGAAGAGGACAGGGAACCTGGTGAGGTGCACGTGTTGTCTTACAAGCCCTGGCCTGCCAGGGGCACACACTGGTTCCATTGACACGCCTCTGCTGAGAAATTAGATACGTGGCCACAGCTAACTGCAAAAACAACCTGGGAGAAGCAGTCTAGCCAAGCGCCCAGAAAGCAGAAAACGGTTCGTGGAGGACAGCTAGGGCTTTCTGCCACATCGCCTAGGAACTTCCACAAAGAGGACTTTAATTATAATCACAGCTACGCTTCCTCAGCGCTTCCTGGGTGTCTGGTGCCAGTCCAAGGGCTTTATATATATTGACTCATAGAAATGGTGCATCTAGGAACTTACAAAAATAGAACCTTAATGATAATTACAGCTGCCATTTTCCGAGCACTTACAGAGTGCTGCACTTAATTTGCATGAGATTATCAGCTTCTTAGAATAACCCTGGGAGATAGGGATTGTgatccattaattcatttaacaaatatttttgagtacctgctgtgtgcTAAGCATTGGGAACACaccagtgaataaaataaaatcgttgtcctcatggagcttacatggGAGTGGGTAGAGGCTGCTGGTGAAGACAGACATAAACAAGTAAGATACAGCATATGCTGGGTGCTGACAAATGCCGTGAGAACAATAAAGCACTGAAAggaggcccggcatggtggctcactcctgaaatcccagcactgaggtgggcggatcgcttgagcgcaggagttcgagaccagtctgggcagcatgccaaaaccccatctctacaaaatacagaaaattatctgGGCTAACAATGGTGCacggctatagtcccagctactagggaggcttagatgggaggattgctggagcctgagaagtcaaggctgcagtgagtggtgatcatgtcactgcactccagcctgggcaacagtgagaacctgtctccaaaaaacaaaaaaaaactgaagggAGGCCCGTGGCTTacgtctataattccagcactttgggaggctgaggtgggaagattcttgaggccaggagttgaagaccagcctgggcaacacagtgggaccccatctacaaaaaattaaattagcagggcatggtggtgcatgcctatggtcccagctagctattcaggaagctgaggtgggaagatcacttgagccttggaggttgaggctgcagtgacctgtgattatgccactgctcactgcactctagcctggatgatggCAAGAATTTGTcccaacaaaaaatttttaaaaaggactgaAGGGAGAACTGTTCTGGAAGGAGGCTGCAGTTTTAAAGAGTGTAGTCCTCCCTGAGAAGGCGACAGATCTGAAGCCGGGGGGAGCCATGTACATCAATGTGGAAGAACACTCCAGGCCAGAGGAGCCTGCCTGGTGTGCCAAGGAGGCCAGAGCTGTAGGGATGAATCCAAGGGTGGCAGAGGATCAGCTCTTTACAGCCTTGCCAAAACTTGGGCTTGGGCTCTGAGATGGGAAGTATAATTCATAATTCACAGAAGCTTGGCACCGAAGCTACTTTGAAAATAGAAGCctaattataataatagctatcattaaCGGAGAATTTACTGGGCAACCAGCCCTGTTCTAAGGCGCTTTACATGTGTTAACTCATAGAAGGTTAGAAACTAAGAACCTTCAAGAATAGAACCTGAATTACTGTAATGGCCATCATTAAGTCAGCTCTCACAGTGGACCAGGCCCTGGACTCAGTGCTTTATGTGGACAATCACATCAGATGCTTACAAGGTAGGGactgttatttatttactcattcaccCAACAatgatttattgagcacctatgaGATGGCAGGCACTGCTCTGGGAGTTGGAAATATAACAGTGAACACGATGAACAAAAACCCCCtcccggctgggcgtggtggctcactcctgtaatgccagcactttgggaggccgaggcgggcagattacgaggtcaggagatcgagaccaccctggctaacacagtaaaaccccgtctctactaaagaatacacaaaattagcaCGGCGTAGTGGctagcgcctatagtcccagctactcaggaggctgaggcaggagaatggcgtgaacccaggaggcagaggttgcagtgagccgagattgcgccactgtactccagcctgggcgacagagcgagactccgtctcaaaaaaaaaaaaaccaccctcCCTTTGTGGAGGTTATAATGGGGAAGACAGTAATCAAGTGtttaagtaaaatatacaaattgtATGGAATGTTAGATAGTcataagtgctatggagaaaagaaCAGGGTGGGAAGCTTGTGTGTGTGAAGGTTACAGTTTTAAGTaggatggtcagggaaggcttcactcAGGTGGCATCAGAGCAGAGACCTAGAGAAGGGGCAGGAGTGAGCCTTGTGGCTGTCTGGGGACAGTAAGTGCAATGGCCTGAGGTGGGAGCCCACTTGGGGTGCTTGGGAAGAAGACACAGGGCCACGAGGCTGGAACTGAGGAAGACAGGAGGTGAGGTCAGAAGGTAGCAGAGAATCAGGCCGCAGGGACCATATACTGACTTCGGCATTCTCTCTGAGTCTTGAGTCCTCTGAGTAATCTGAGTGCTCATAATAATCTTTAGAGGCTACTTTTAttattagcagggcatggtggtgcatgcctatggtcccagctagctattcaggaagctgaggtgggaagatcatcaTTTTATAACTGCtacaacaggccaggcatggttgctcacgcctgtaatctcagcaccttgggaggccaaggtgggtggattgcctgaggttggagttcgagaccagcctggccaacgaggtgaaaccccatctctactaaaaatacaaaaacttagctggatgtggtggcatgtgcctgttgtcccagctacttgggagactgaggcaggagaccgggctaggcctgggaggcggaggttgcagtgagcccagatcgcaccactgcactccagcctgggcaacagagcaagactctgtctcaaaaaaaaaaaaaaaaaaaagagaccaggcatggtaggtcacacctgtaatcccagcactttgggaggctgaggcggtgatcacctgaggtcaggagttggagaccagcctgaccaacatggggaaaccccatctctactaaaaatacaaaattagccgggcgtggtggcacatgcctgtaatcccagctactcgggaggctgaggcagcagaatcgcttgaacccgggaggcggagactgcggtgagctgaggtcatgccactgcactccagcctgggctggaaactcccaactcaacaacaaaacaaaaacaaacaaactgctactacagaggcacagagaggttgagttaCCTGCCAGAGGTCACGGAGCCAGTAAGCTGCAGAGCCCTGGTTTGTACCCAGACAAATGGATGCAGGCGCATCCACTCTTAATCACCAAGCCACACACTAGAAATGACAGTCTAGTACCCACAGCCACCATCCGACTTCCAGGAGTGTATCTGGTCTCCACCGAGCTATtgagttttttttaagttacGTTGGTTACCAATGTTGAAAAATGGgtaatttcacattaaaaaaattgaagtttctGGACTGTCTTGAAAATTCTAAGATCTGTATTGCTGAATCCCCGATCCCATGGGGACAGTAGTTTGTTGGT contains:
- the SRRM5 gene encoding serine/arginine repetitive matrix protein 5, producing the protein MSTVTSRTTSPFAPTMSSPKRSSKPSMSPAPSGSSMPTADPKPPASLKSTKSATPNRSLVPTKPATSPNLVVSPSSSKSTKSTSTKRAPSNLPSSRSRVRSKARTPSRVSTDTRTSKASKASKASGVRCHQRRGTHSRGRTPGRRGSRSSKRSPSRASTPGRIRTHGARPGMASRVRTPTSQQKRSRGKSYGRPRTSNRERSDSQPRNMSKKSYRPPGGSGMGRSSELAVTPSTAKCQTLTGIPSKEKSDSPSPSSSRMVKSYGQIIIPSREKSYSPTETSSGVKSYNQASTHSRPQSHSQSRSPRRSRSGSQKRTHSRTRSHSWKRNHSRARSRTRKGILSQTGRHSQSRTHSKGKSQNQPRTPRRGRSHNWSRNPTEERSHSHSRSFSKDRDRRGSSSPRKENGHSQSGSPNKQRDRSPSRSPKKERDRSRSRSPNKARDHSRSRSPSKERDHSQLGSPSKERDRSRSRSPSKERERRQSRSPSKERDHRRSRSPSKEKYHSRLGSLNKERDHSQSRGPSKEKEHRQSRSPSKERDRRRWRSPSKERERRQSRSPSEEKEHRQSRSPSKERDHRRWRSPSKERQCRQSRSPSEEKEHRQSRSPSKERDHSQWRSPSKERDPSQSTVPRSPDWKRSPTRTRSLSQNRTPSKTSSHCPSTFPSGGQTLSQDDSQANATTSKATLPGERSSSSSSKLA
- the ZNF428 gene encoding zinc finger protein 428; amino-acid sequence: MTETREPAETGGYASLEEDDEDLSPGPEHSSDSEYTLSEPDSEEEEDEEEEEEETTDDPEYDPGYKVKQRLGGGRGGPSRRAPRAAQPPGPPAQPCQLCGRSPLGEAPPGTPPCRLCCPATAPQEAPAPEGRALGEEEEEPPRAGEGRPAGREEEEEEEEEGTYHCTECEDSFDNLGELHGHFMLHARGEV